The genomic window AATTAAAAAGAGTTTTTCGGGCAGGAAAACACCACAAATTTCCTCATCATTCCAGGCTGCGGGTGGACTTGTGAACAACTCGGAAAACTCAATTTTATAGTGAACCCTACTTACTTTTTTATTTATTACCATCTCTTCTAAAAAAGGAAGTGTAAAGTGCTCATTCGCAATAATTTCGAATTGGATTGTTTTCGATGCTTCTTTTAACGGAGGGGTTCTTAACAGTTTTACCGTATAGTTCAATTTGGAACTATTGGCGGGTATAACACACGATTGGGGAAGTATATAATCAATTCCTTCTTCTGCATTTTCAGAACTTACACGCAAATTCACTACCCTATCAACATCGGATTGAGGGCCTAAGGTTTGCATCTGAACATCCACCTCAATAACATCCTCTTCAATATATACAAAGGTGTAATTGGAACTATCGGCAAGCTGTCTGTCTAAATA from Saccharicrinis carchari includes these protein-coding regions:
- a CDS encoding DUF4843 domain-containing protein; protein product: MRHKNIFINIVLMLMFSIGIISCEEDSLKVYDSVEGIYFDNYLDRQLADSSNYTFVYIEEDVIEVDVQMQTLGPQSDVDRVVNLRVSSENAEEGIDYILPQSCVIPANSSKLNYTVKLLRTPPLKEASKTIQFEIIANEHFTLPFLEEMVINKKVSRVHYKIEFSELFTSPPAAWNDEEICGVFLPEKLFLISRVLDIPRSDFNDPKKVTWAKFSYIRSEMNKYVMDESMKMWYGMPFDEEILDKDGNPLEF